One segment of Senegalia massiliensis DNA contains the following:
- a CDS encoding diguanylate cyclase: MEIINNRYKILDLYKEDNKEVTYKAIDLIDSNRTIFLNIINNISRIKDHFTKNFIYFCTINNSLILRNYTFSIINSIDNKKVKKNKYFYTTEFFEGTPIVNYSKKFSSKDILIIFSKLCIISDYLFFRGISKEYIHPNNILISDKDITCLKIKDIASVTFEIVTNKYNSYFEFSRTPEMIKSSNFSSNYEYIYSLGRVLEYMLSNENYNNIDEDNIFNRLNIIKNRLLSHNIKVVYKDFKSILKDLNMLDIVDYENKLKDTREVLNFKTPLIARDDEINLIMENDKKIQNNNSKKVILIDGEEGLGRTSLLSEIEYRLKLKSREVYKVKMLKDNKNNLNSMKSILNSIIREHEDKSLDKYGSELVKIIPKLKDRYNILPSEYLSEEKERLRLYDRISNYIFDISDEPKYIIFDDLHYADDDTFNIINYMINNIENKSVIIVISYNSNILTRDETKVKQIEKWQFNKKIVNFKLLKFNLEETSLSIKNILGMNRKPMSFATFLYKETDGNPRYIEEIIKSLFVRKELFINQDGVWDYKASKYSKLYIPTNITEAIENQLTLLPEKLYKTIEKIAIFNTSISKNIINKMHYEVKSEGIDENIEKLVSIKLLEEKLEDWGYTYDIYNTQIKNYIYYNLSEEDRIALHEKASDILEEIYEKEDRNNIEELIYHLKMSKQYKKSIYYSINFAKSMQQLNINSQSMEIWKIAKDILKNIEPCEYNIEIYINLAKLYDKQGKKNKAIAYYEKALEISYDLNKFKVVVDIKNLLSDIYYRLSEYDKAINIIKNSKEVAYKINYIEGLLKSIILINKINFSIGVNKDILATSLKYLKISLENNSHHNTAELFNQLGIISFILGELEESKLYYKKSIFYYEKSKKVLQITKPINNLGLIYSENYEDMNKAMSYFEKGLQISKKFNSGYDMSHFYINISEIYIRKNKYDLAKNYIQSMMDIAFDIDEKTLIASSYIKFARIYLETGELMKVKPYIEELKVFHNKNLIFIEEIDDYLELSLLYYFILADYKKAENIANDIIAMHPNYNDINYFKATAIKFIIKYINNKSYDKIEFNNLIDMYNSINIKWNDRFFILLFGLVAVLKDDYNLAEILFDIDSENSCKDCNDLIKNMKNLIENSIENNLEELKSTYIKFEDLNISLLKLITSKIIAKKYFENGIHYDSANYYLIFIESFYKISSKFKEQKIKINIAKSFHVNEVIKKLYIIKNLMNNDFKNENKLTFNSYFDIDKYQELFSDENFLTLVSNQYADSCIMDIIDIDDLLSNLGSDYLKNINLIVRYAMREVLASRAMVSLYDEKKDEFNTIMNRGIEDLDKVKNIIDRLLHSNSNGYIQYSKEPWENRENNLSQNITAILFLPIYSKINSSTFITNDRRNKNNDLKKIKGYIYLDTDKLFNKFNEVNYIKIKKLINLISLNIDNYNFKVLSSIDKLTNVYTRKYMENIYSELYNKCRKENLIFSVLMLDIDKFKQVNDTYGHPTGDMILEKIGNILRKQLRNTDIIARYGGEEFIIILPSTNKENAYLVAEKLRKSIASSKLLNKSGDITVSIGISQYPEDGQFREEIIENADKALYNAKNRNRNMSVKWDKSLEDFSQTLDKLAGIITGNIVHDHRMVLAIVEIIELIKKNISKQNKYFLLLGRLIEITESKKGSLILLNDQKQISRTYTRERFIDKWIDNSKINEDIINRVIENKAGEYLIDWEQTDDIDNITLSPNWKSIVITPAILNGDIKALIKLSVPIKEKEFDYNTYNYVNIISNIISAII; the protein is encoded by the coding sequence GTGGAGATTATAAATAATAGATATAAAATTCTAGATCTTTATAAAGAAGATAATAAGGAAGTCACATATAAAGCTATAGATTTAATTGATTCAAATAGAACTATATTTCTTAATATAATAAACAATATTTCTAGAATAAAAGATCATTTCACAAAAAACTTTATATATTTTTGTACTATAAATAATAGTTTAATATTAAGAAATTATACTTTTTCTATAATTAATTCCATAGATAATAAAAAAGTTAAAAAAAATAAGTATTTTTATACTACAGAATTTTTTGAAGGTACACCTATAGTAAATTATAGCAAAAAATTTAGTTCTAAAGATATCTTAATCATATTTTCAAAACTATGTATTATATCAGACTATTTGTTTTTTAGAGGTATAAGTAAAGAATATATTCACCCTAACAATATATTAATTAGTGATAAAGATATTACTTGTCTAAAGATTAAAGATATAGCATCTGTTACTTTTGAAATAGTTACTAATAAATATAATTCCTATTTTGAGTTTTCAAGAACACCTGAAATGATTAAAAGCTCTAATTTCTCATCTAATTATGAATACATTTATTCTTTAGGGAGAGTCTTAGAGTATATGTTAAGTAATGAAAATTATAATAATATTGATGAAGATAATATATTTAATAGATTAAATATAATTAAAAATAGACTTTTAAGTCATAATATTAAAGTAGTATATAAAGATTTTAAAAGTATTTTAAAAGATTTAAATATGCTTGATATAGTAGACTATGAAAATAAATTAAAAGATACAAGAGAGGTCTTAAATTTTAAAACACCATTGATAGCTCGAGATGATGAAATCAATCTTATCATGGAAAATGATAAAAAAATACAAAATAATAATTCGAAAAAAGTTATATTAATAGATGGTGAAGAAGGTTTAGGGAGAACAAGTTTATTATCAGAAATTGAATATAGGCTTAAGCTAAAAAGTAGAGAAGTTTATAAAGTAAAAATGTTAAAAGATAATAAAAATAATTTAAATTCTATGAAAAGTATATTAAATTCTATAATTAGAGAACATGAAGATAAATCATTAGATAAATATGGCTCGGAATTAGTTAAAATAATACCTAAACTAAAAGATAGATATAATATTTTACCCTCTGAATATTTGAGTGAGGAAAAGGAAAGATTACGCTTATATGATAGAATATCTAATTATATATTTGATATATCAGATGAACCTAAATACATAATTTTCGATGATCTTCATTATGCAGATGATGATACATTTAATATTATAAATTACATGATTAATAATATTGAAAATAAATCTGTTATAATAGTAATTTCCTATAATTCTAATATTTTAACTAGGGATGAAACTAAGGTGAAACAAATAGAAAAGTGGCAATTTAATAAAAAGATAGTGAATTTTAAATTGCTCAAATTTAATTTAGAAGAGACATCACTATCTATAAAAAACATTTTAGGTATGAATAGAAAACCTATGAGCTTTGCTACTTTTTTGTATAAAGAAACTGATGGCAATCCTAGATATATAGAAGAAATTATAAAAAGTCTATTTGTTAGAAAGGAGCTTTTTATAAATCAAGATGGTGTTTGGGATTATAAGGCAAGCAAATATTCTAAATTATATATACCTACTAATATAACTGAAGCAATAGAAAATCAATTAACTTTACTTCCAGAAAAACTATATAAGACTATAGAAAAAATAGCCATATTTAATACTTCTATTTCTAAAAATATAATTAATAAAATGCATTATGAAGTTAAAAGTGAAGGAATAGATGAAAATATTGAAAAGTTAGTATCTATAAAATTATTAGAAGAAAAATTGGAGGATTGGGGATATACTTATGATATATATAATACCCAAATAAAAAATTATATTTATTACAACTTATCTGAAGAAGATAGAATAGCTTTACATGAAAAAGCATCAGATATATTAGAAGAAATATATGAAAAAGAGGATAGGAATAATATAGAAGAACTAATATATCATTTGAAAATGTCTAAACAATATAAAAAGTCTATATATTATAGTATAAATTTTGCAAAGTCTATGCAACAGTTAAATATAAATAGTCAATCCATGGAGATATGGAAAATTGCTAAAGATATTTTAAAAAATATTGAGCCTTGTGAATATAACATCGAAATATATATTAATTTGGCTAAATTATATGATAAACAAGGCAAAAAAAATAAGGCTATAGCTTATTATGAAAAAGCTCTTGAAATATCATATGATTTAAACAAATTTAAAGTTGTTGTAGATATAAAAAACTTATTAAGCGATATATATTATAGGTTATCAGAATATGATAAAGCAATTAATATAATAAAAAATTCAAAAGAAGTAGCATATAAGATTAATTATATAGAAGGATTACTAAAATCAATAATTTTGATAAATAAGATTAATTTTTCCATTGGTGTAAATAAAGATATACTAGCAACTAGTTTAAAATATTTAAAAATTTCATTAGAAAATAATAGTCATCATAATACTGCTGAATTATTTAATCAATTGGGAATTATAAGTTTTATATTAGGAGAGTTAGAAGAGTCAAAGTTATATTATAAAAAGAGCATATTTTATTATGAAAAATCAAAAAAGGTCTTACAAATAACCAAACCTATAAATAACTTAGGATTGATTTATAGTGAAAATTATGAAGATATGAATAAAGCAATGAGTTATTTTGAAAAAGGACTACAGATTTCTAAGAAATTTAATTCTGGATATGATATGTCTCATTTTTATATAAATATTTCTGAAATATATATTAGGAAAAACAAATATGATTTAGCAAAAAATTATATACAATCCATGATGGATATTGCATTTGATATAGATGAAAAAACTTTAATAGCTTCTTCTTATATAAAATTTGCAAGAATTTATTTAGAAACAGGAGAATTAATGAAAGTAAAACCTTATATAGAGGAGTTAAAGGTCTTTCATAATAAAAATTTAATTTTTATTGAAGAAATAGATGATTATTTAGAATTAAGTTTATTATATTACTTTATATTAGCAGATTATAAAAAAGCTGAAAATATAGCAAATGATATAATAGCTATGCATCCAAATTATAATGATATTAATTATTTTAAAGCTACTGCTATTAAGTTTATTATTAAGTATATTAATAATAAAAGCTATGATAAAATAGAATTTAATAATTTAATTGATATGTATAACTCTATAAATATTAAATGGAATGATCGTTTCTTTATATTATTATTTGGTCTAGTGGCAGTTTTAAAAGATGATTATAATTTAGCAGAAATATTATTTGATATTGATAGTGAAAACTCATGTAAAGATTGTAATGATTTAATTAAAAACATGAAAAATTTAATTGAAAATTCTATAGAAAATAATTTAGAAGAATTAAAATCAACATATATAAAATTTGAAGATCTCAATATATCACTTTTGAAATTAATCACAAGTAAAATAATTGCTAAAAAATATTTTGAAAATGGAATACATTATGATTCAGCTAATTACTATTTAATCTTTATAGAATCTTTTTATAAAATTTCATCAAAGTTTAAAGAACAAAAAATAAAGATTAATATTGCTAAAAGTTTTCATGTAAATGAGGTTATTAAAAAATTATATATAATAAAAAATCTAATGAATAATGACTTTAAAAATGAAAATAAATTGACATTTAATTCTTATTTTGATATTGATAAATATCAAGAATTATTTTCAGATGAAAATTTTCTAACATTAGTATCAAATCAATATGCTGATTCTTGTATTATGGACATAATAGATATTGATGATTTATTAAGTAATCTAGGTTCTGATTATCTTAAAAATATCAATTTAATAGTTAGATATGCAATGAGAGAGGTATTGGCTAGTAGAGCAATGGTATCCTTATATGATGAAAAGAAAGATGAATTTAATACTATAATGAATAGAGGAATTGAAGATCTAGATAAGGTTAAAAATATTATAGATCGACTATTACATTCTAATTCAAATGGATATATACAATATTCTAAAGAACCTTGGGAAAATAGAGAGAATAATTTGTCGCAGAATATTACAGCTATATTATTTTTACCTATTTATAGTAAAATAAATTCATCAACTTTTATTACAAATGATAGGAGAAATAAAAATAATGATTTAAAAAAGATTAAAGGTTATATTTATTTAGACACGGATAAATTATTTAATAAATTTAATGAAGTTAATTATATTAAAATTAAAAAATTAATTAATTTAATATCCTTAAATATTGATAATTATAATTTTAAAGTACTATCTTCTATAGATAAATTGACTAATGTATATACTAGAAAGTATATGGAGAATATTTATAGTGAATTATACAATAAATGTAGAAAAGAAAATTTAATATTTTCTGTTTTAATGCTTGATATTGATAAATTTAAACAAGTCAATGATACTTATGGACATCCAACTGGAGATATGATATTAGAAAAAATAGGTAATATTCTTAGAAAACAATTAAGAAATACTGATATTATAGCTAGATATGGTGGAGAAGAATTTATTATAATACTTCCTTCAACAAATAAAGAGAATGCTTATTTAGTAGCTGAGAAATTAAGAAAGAGTATTGCAAGTAGTAAATTGTTAAATAAGTCAGGAGATATAACTGTGAGTATAGGGATATCACAATATCCTGAAGATGGGCAGTTTCGAGAAGAGATAATTGAAAATGCAGATAAAGCATTGTATAATGCTAAAAATAGAAATAGAAATATGTCTGTTAAATGGGATAAGTCTCTAGAAGATTTTTCTCAAACATTAGACAAACTAGCAGGAATAATCACAGGGAACATTGTACATGATCATAGAATGGTATTAGCAATAGTTGAAATAATAGAATTAATTAAAAAAAATATTTCAAAGCAAAATAAATACTTTTTATTGCTTGGTAGATTGATAGAAATAACTGAATCAAAAAAAGGTTCACTAATATTATTGAATGACCAAAAACAAATAAGTAGAACATATACACGTGAGAGATTTATAGATAAATGGATAGATAATAGTAAAATAAATGAAGATATAATTAATAGAGTTATAGAAAATAAGGCTGGAGAATATTTAATAGATTGGGAGCAAACTGATGATATTGATAACATAACATTAAGCCCTAATTGGAAGTCTATTGTAATAACACCTGCAATTTTAAATGGTGATATTAAGGCTTTAATTAAATTATCAGTTCCAATAAAAGAAAAAGAATTTGATTACAACACATACAACTATGTAAATATAATATCAAATATAATTTCAGCTATTATTTAA
- a CDS encoding MarR family winged helix-turn-helix transcriptional regulator produces MDTVTDIENSLRQIDYIIRKKGREILKDHFITAPQFIALQRIASKGNLTIGELSNEMSLACSTITDLVDRMERNDLVSRFKDENDRRIVRIKVKNKGNKVVEDVLNRRKDYLSKILEDFSVEEKEILARNLMKLYNVMK; encoded by the coding sequence ATGGATACAGTTACTGATATAGAGAATAGCTTAAGACAAATAGATTATATAATTAGAAAAAAAGGAAGAGAGATTTTAAAAGATCATTTTATAACAGCTCCTCAATTTATAGCATTACAAAGGATAGCATCAAAAGGAAATTTAACTATAGGAGAGTTAAGTAATGAAATGTCACTTGCATGTAGTACTATAACTGATCTTGTAGATAGAATGGAAAGGAATGATTTAGTTTCCAGGTTTAAGGATGAAAATGATAGAAGGATAGTTAGAATTAAAGTAAAGAATAAAGGAAATAAAGTTGTAGAAGATGTATTAAATAGAAGAAAGGATTATCTTTCAAAAATATTAGAAGATTTTAGTGTTGAAGAAAAAGAGATATTGGCTAGAAATTTAATGAAATTATATAATGTCATGAAATAA
- a CDS encoding diacylglycerol/lipid kinase family protein: protein MKKIKVIYNPSSGRQIVQRRIDEIIINLLDRGYIVGKYATKKKDDAQNEAIKTCKEDWDAIIACGGDGTINEVASGIARSDKKLPLAILAGGTVNDFATYMEIPKATTDFIKMIEAWNIEYVDMGICNDSYFINVATGGLLTNVAHTVPSEIKTVLGRMAYYLEGMKEIPRQKFETIKVKITSEEYTSEEDILLFIISNGKSVGGFKKLSPTAEVQDGLLDCVIIKKADFQDIVSIFLKIYTGEHVNHPKVEYFKTKDITIENLSLKEIHVDIDGEYAGELPINVRVKRNILPIFVKE from the coding sequence ATGAAAAAAATCAAGGTAATATATAATCCATCTTCTGGAAGGCAAATAGTTCAAAGGAGAATAGATGAAATAATAATCAATCTATTAGATCGTGGATATATTGTTGGAAAATATGCTACAAAAAAGAAAGATGACGCTCAAAATGAAGCGATTAAAACTTGTAAAGAAGATTGGGATGCAATTATTGCATGTGGTGGAGATGGTACTATAAATGAAGTTGCATCTGGTATAGCTCGTAGTGATAAGAAGTTACCCCTTGCAATACTTGCAGGAGGTACTGTTAATGATTTTGCAACATATATGGAAATACCAAAAGCTACGACCGATTTTATAAAGATGATTGAAGCGTGGAATATTGAATATGTAGATATGGGGATTTGTAATGATAGTTATTTTATAAATGTTGCAACAGGTGGTCTTCTTACAAATGTAGCACATACAGTTCCCTCAGAAATTAAAACTGTTTTAGGTAGAATGGCTTATTATCTTGAAGGTATGAAAGAAATTCCAAGACAAAAGTTTGAAACAATAAAAGTTAAAATTACTAGCGAAGAATATACTAGCGAAGAAGATATTCTCTTATTTATTATATCAAATGGAAAATCAGTTGGAGGGTTTAAAAAGCTATCTCCAACTGCTGAAGTACAAGATGGATTACTTGACTGTGTGATAATAAAGAAAGCAGATTTTCAAGATATAGTTTCAATATTTTTGAAAATATACACTGGAGAACATGTAAATCATCCTAAAGTAGAATATTTTAAAACTAAAGATATTACTATTGAAAACTTATCCTTAAAAGAAATACATGTAGATATAGATGGAGAGTATGCAGGAGAGTTACCTATAAATGTAAGGGTAAAACGTAATATTTTACCTATATTTGTAAAAGAGTAA
- a CDS encoding ABC transporter ATP-binding protein: MKHFKTLKNFLLEHKKRYILGIIWLVIVDILQLIFPQILKKITDLLQSNQLSLDELLNYAMLIMLLGLGTGLGRYFWRIYIQTTARKAEYYLRNRLFSHLQSLSTNYFNTHKTGDLMAHATNDINAVRTALGPGVVMIIDSVFITITTLIMMIKTTNLLLVILALFPLPFLAFSVQKMGKVIHKRFRNVQETFSDLSDRAQENFAGVRVVKSFVQEEEEIKKFSKVNKNNFDKNMKLIKVSGLLRPLIQFISGISFLIVIWYGGILVIEGQISLGDFVAFNSYLSLLVWPMMAIGWVINILQRGSASMERINNILFEKPDITDSDNTLDTINNIDGHITFQNVWFKYPNSNGYALKNINIDIKEGTTLGVVGRTGSGKTTLVNLILRLYDIDKGNIFIDNIPIRNFLIKNLRENIGYVSQDNFLFSTTVKQNISFAFEKDIDDNKIYNAAKKAEVYDNIIDFPNGFNTSLGERGVTMSGGQRQRTAIARAIIKDPSILILDDSLSSVDTQTEERILKNLKDVMEDKTNIIIAHRISTVKNADHIIVLDEGEIVERGTHEELVNNNKIYNDIYVKQMLEEKIENI, encoded by the coding sequence ATGAAGCATTTTAAGACTTTAAAAAATTTTCTTTTAGAACATAAAAAAAGATATATCTTAGGAATAATATGGTTAGTTATAGTAGATATTTTACAGTTAATATTTCCACAAATATTAAAAAAGATAACTGATTTATTGCAATCAAATCAACTTTCTTTAGATGAATTATTAAATTATGCAATGTTAATAATGTTATTAGGACTAGGTACAGGTCTTGGTCGATATTTTTGGAGAATTTATATTCAAACTACTGCAAGAAAAGCTGAATATTATCTAAGAAATAGATTATTTTCACATTTACAATCTCTTTCTACAAATTATTTTAATACACATAAAACAGGAGATTTAATGGCTCATGCTACAAACGATATAAATGCAGTAAGAACTGCCCTAGGACCTGGAGTAGTTATGATTATTGACTCTGTATTTATAACTATTACTACATTAATAATGATGATTAAAACTACTAATCTATTATTAGTAATACTTGCCTTATTTCCATTACCTTTCTTAGCATTTAGTGTTCAAAAAATGGGTAAAGTCATACATAAACGTTTTAGAAATGTGCAAGAAACATTTTCTGATCTTTCTGATAGAGCACAAGAAAATTTTGCTGGTGTAAGAGTAGTAAAGTCTTTTGTCCAAGAAGAAGAAGAAATAAAAAAATTTTCTAAAGTTAATAAAAATAACTTTGATAAAAATATGAAGTTAATAAAAGTATCTGGTTTACTAAGGCCACTTATCCAATTTATATCAGGAATTAGTTTTTTAATTGTTATATGGTATGGTGGAATTTTAGTAATAGAAGGTCAAATATCATTAGGAGACTTTGTAGCATTTAATAGTTATCTATCATTATTAGTATGGCCAATGATGGCTATAGGATGGGTTATTAATATTCTTCAACGTGGTTCTGCTTCTATGGAACGTATAAATAATATTTTATTTGAAAAACCTGATATTACAGATTCAGATAATACATTAGATACCATTAATAATATTGATGGTCATATTACTTTTCAGAATGTATGGTTTAAATACCCTAATTCTAATGGCTATGCCCTTAAAAATATAAATATTGATATTAAAGAAGGAACTACATTAGGTGTTGTTGGTAGAACTGGAAGTGGCAAAACTACATTAGTTAACCTTATTTTAAGACTTTATGATATAGATAAAGGAAATATTTTTATTGATAATATTCCTATAAGGAATTTTTTAATAAAAAATTTAAGAGAAAATATTGGTTATGTTTCTCAAGATAATTTTTTATTTTCAACAACAGTAAAACAAAATATATCTTTTGCATTTGAAAAAGATATTGATGATAACAAAATATATAATGCTGCCAAAAAGGCTGAAGTTTATGATAATATAATTGACTTTCCAAATGGTTTTAATACCTCATTAGGAGAAAGAGGTGTAACAATGTCAGGAGGACAAAGACAAAGAACCGCCATTGCAAGAGCCATTATTAAAGACCCTAGCATTTTAATATTAGATGATAGTTTATCTTCTGTTGATACTCAAACTGAAGAACGCATACTTAAAAACCTTAAAGATGTTATGGAAGATAAAACTAATATTATTATTGCCCATAGAATATCTACAGTTAAAAATGCTGATCATATCATAGTCTTAGATGAAGGTGAAATAGTAGAAAGAGGTACTCATGAAGAATTAGTTAATAATAATAAAATTTATAATGATATATATGTAAAACAAATGTTAGAAGAAAAAATTGAGAATATATAA
- a CDS encoding ABC transporter ATP-binding protein, which yields MENIHEEEQLNKAYDSKLMKRLLSYAKPYWKLLTISIILLIFVTLTDLARPYIIKIAIDNHISAINEPMYVYDLNESPVDGIEFDGKEYVRKSRLEDIDNSFNNIQLSTLIKYKNKYYLVNGNITDDFNDISITNNDINTNIIINNNTYSATRLTDEEYSQFREEDVSNLNKLALIYLSIIFIGFVFNYTQTYILNYAGKKIIYNIREEVFTHIQKMSLTFFDNNPVGRLVTRVANDTEKLNEMYTEVLISFFKDVFMLIGIIIIMLQMNLKLALMSFTVIPFIVIASIIFRIQIRKVYRLIRVKLAKINSTLNENITGMQTVHIFAKENKKFREFDNINKSYFNTTKKEVKIFALFRPSIEIIRSLGIALIIYYGGGRTISGAIEFGVLYAFINYLQRFFQPIMELTQKFNILQSAMASSERIFQILDKTEDIKNIKNAKNLKKFNGKIEFKNVWFAYDNKNWVLKNVSFTINPGESIAFVGATGAGKSSIINLINRFYDIQKGKILIDGIDIKTIDKYSLRKRIGIVLQDVFLFTGDIKENIRLNKENISLNDIKYAAKHVNADNFIEKLPKKYDEPVMERGSTLSSGQRQLLAFARALVYDPDILVLDEATSNIDTETEVLIQDALLKLIKGRTSIAVAHRLSTIQHSDKIIVLHKGEVKEIGTHQELLDKEGIYYDLYRLQYKENFDIENSKL from the coding sequence ATGGAAAATATACATGAAGAAGAACAATTAAATAAAGCTTATGATTCTAAATTAATGAAAAGACTCTTGTCTTATGCCAAGCCTTATTGGAAACTGCTAACTATTTCAATAATTCTCTTGATATTTGTTACATTAACAGATTTAGCTCGTCCTTATATAATTAAAATTGCTATTGACAATCATATCTCTGCTATAAATGAACCTATGTATGTATACGATTTAAATGAATCACCTGTTGATGGTATTGAATTTGATGGAAAAGAGTATGTAAGAAAATCAAGACTTGAAGATATTGATAATTCATTTAATAACATACAATTATCTACATTAATAAAATATAAAAATAAATATTATTTAGTAAATGGCAATATAACAGATGATTTTAATGATATAAGTATTACTAACAATGATATAAATACAAATATTATAATTAATAACAATACATATTCTGCAACTAGATTAACAGATGAAGAATATAGTCAATTTAGAGAAGAAGATGTTTCTAATTTAAATAAGCTAGCTTTGATATATTTATCAATTATTTTTATAGGTTTTGTTTTTAACTATACGCAAACTTATATATTAAATTATGCTGGCAAAAAAATAATTTATAATATTAGAGAAGAAGTATTTACTCATATACAGAAAATGTCACTCACTTTTTTTGATAATAATCCTGTAGGACGATTAGTTACAAGAGTTGCTAATGACACAGAGAAATTAAATGAAATGTATACAGAAGTATTAATAAGCTTTTTTAAAGATGTTTTTATGCTTATTGGTATAATAATAATAATGCTTCAAATGAATTTAAAATTAGCACTTATGAGTTTTACCGTTATTCCGTTTATAGTTATAGCATCTATAATATTTAGAATACAAATTAGAAAGGTATATAGACTTATAAGAGTAAAGCTTGCCAAAATAAACTCAACATTAAATGAAAATATAACAGGAATGCAAACTGTTCATATTTTTGCAAAAGAAAATAAAAAATTTAGAGAATTTGACAATATAAATAAAAGCTATTTTAATACTACAAAAAAAGAAGTTAAAATATTTGCTTTGTTTAGACCTTCCATAGAAATTATACGATCACTCGGTATAGCACTTATAATATACTATGGAGGTGGACGTACTATTTCTGGTGCTATAGAATTTGGAGTATTGTATGCCTTTATAAATTATCTACAGCGATTTTTCCAACCAATTATGGAGCTTACGCAAAAATTCAATATATTGCAATCTGCTATGGCATCTTCTGAAAGGATATTTCAAATTCTAGATAAAACTGAAGATATAAAAAATATTAAAAATGCTAAAAATCTAAAAAAATTTAATGGTAAAATTGAATTTAAAAATGTATGGTTTGCCTATGATAATAAAAATTGGGTTTTAAAAAATGTTAGTTTTACAATTAATCCTGGAGAATCCATTGCATTTGTAGGAGCTACAGGTGCAGGTAAATCTTCCATTATAAATTTAATTAATCGTTTTTATGATATTCAAAAAGGTAAAATATTAATAGATGGAATTGATATAAAAACTATCGATAAATACTCATTAAGAAAAAGAATAGGTATTGTTCTTCAAGATGTATTTTTATTTACAGGAGATATAAAAGAAAATATAAGACTAAATAAAGAAAACATATCGCTAAATGATATTAAGTATGCTGCAAAACATGTTAATGCTGATAATTTCATTGAAAAACTACCTAAAAAATATGATGAACCAGTCATGGAAAGAGGTTCTACCCTTTCATCTGGGCAAAGACAATTACTTGCATTTGCAAGAGCACTTGTTTATGATCCAGACATACTGGTATTAGATGAAGCTACTTCAAATATAGATACAGAAACTGAGGTTTTAATCCAAGATGCTTTATTAAAATTAATAAAAGGAAGAACTTCTATTGCAGTAGCTCATAGACTATCTACAATACAACATTCTGACAAAATAATTGTACTTCATAAAGGTGAAGTTAAAGAAATAGGTACACATCAAGAATTACTAGACAAAGAAGGCATTTACTATGATCTATATAGATTACAATATAAGGAAAACTTTGATATAGAAAATAGCAAACTATAA